gagtttcaaagtctcaagatgctagtttactaaataattttacaaacttAACAACTAACTACAATGTtccaaaaataatgataaatgcCAAAATTCCCCATATAAGTGTATAGAGCTTAACTAAGAGTATTGTTTTGTAGATTTTGGTTATGAGGGTTTTTATAGGCTCAAGGGGTTTTGAAAAGTGACTGAGTTCACTTGTGTGgatttcaatgattttttttttttttttttttggaatttttgtttATGGGTAAGTTGATAGGTTGAGGAAGTTTTTGGGTAGTTATTATGGTTTCACCGATGAGGATTTAGAGCAATGTTGTCAATTCCATTAAGTTCCAATTAGAATGGTTGGAAAAATCTATTTCAAAGAATTAACAAGTACTAATCTCATCCCTATTCCAACTTGGTATAAATTTGGACTCATTATGGTCAGTATGATGATTTCTCATTTTAGTTAAAATGTGAagaaaactttattttcttgtttttctaaattcatctcctttttttttttcattagttaattcgccaatgacattttttttaattatccttTTGCATAGGTAACCACTAACATTTACTAGCTTAGGCTTGTTAGGAAAGTATAGGAAGAAATAGAGGATAAATATatctacaaaatttaaaatccatttatttggacttaattttattttagtccaaaattttaaatgatcgttataaaaaaattttaaaaaaaaatgttaatgtcGGACGTTAAATTTTATGGACTAAATTGTGACAAgatgtgataaaaaaaagggcaaatttatcccaaaaaaaaaaaaaattaggggtaaGTAGGTGCTTAGTAAAATTGTAAACGCGTTTGGGAGTTTGGATAGATAAAAGATTGAAAAGACACAGTCAAGCACAccgacccaaaaaaaaaaagacgcaGTCTCCGTCTCACACAAGACACAAGGTAGTATTTGGTAGACAGGTTGTCATCGTCGCGGGTCCAACAACTTCCACATGGACTCTATCAAGTCTACGTGCATCTCAGCATCCAATTAAACTGCGACGCGTGTCCGACGTGACGTGGTGATACTCAACCACAACAATATCTCTCATCTCCAAGCagctatataaatataaaaaccgTAAATACTAAAAGTAGATTCACAAAACGGGTTGCGAGAGAGATAAAAAGAGAGAGCGTAGGGAGAGAGGAAAACCAAacgaaaggaaaggaaaaacaaaaaagaagagaaaggaaaagacatTACTGTAATTCTCCGACGCGCGCACGGCCACCGGATCTCCCTGTAATCATGGTAatttttcactctctcttctcttcttcttttgtaatgttattatttattttgatctCCGGTTTCCGGTTGAATTAGTTTGTAATATTTCTTGATCTGTTATCGTTCTTGATGATTTGATCTTGCAATCGATCTGATCTAGCCGAACGAACGGTTGTGATTTGATTGATGAGGCGTCAGATCTATAATGTTGTTCTATGAATAGTCTTCATTGTGTATGATATATATTTAGATAAAGAAAGATGAATTGTGTTAATATAATATACAGTATatggttttataatttatatcacATTTTGATGTTTGTTTTCGTAGATCTTATAGGCACTGTTTCaatctgaatagccacacaccATTATAATTAGGAATCTAGATATAGAATTATCGAGCTGAATTTGGGGGGTTTGAGGCgaaattatgtatatatttttgttataattttttttttgaatgtaaaGGAAATCGGAGCATTTCATTTGTGTTCGCGCATCaaaatattgtttatttataaccaatatatatatatatattgtttaagtGCTGTTTATTTGAGTAGTTTGATGATGGAATTGTGGTATGTTTGCGCAGACAACTTCGAGGCGTCTTGCGGATAGGAAGGTGGAGAGGTTCGATAAGAACATTATGAAGAGAGGAGCTGTGCCTGAAACAACCGCGAAGAAGGGAAAGGACTACCCCGTTGGTCCTGTTCTTCTCGGCTTCTTCATTTTTGTTGTCATTGGCTCATGTAAGATTTTCCCCCTTCATTGGTAACTTTTATAACTACACAAATTTGATAATTGAACCTTGCAATGTCGTCATATGAGTGGCACAGAATAACTTGTTCCTACACATTTGAACTTTTAACTTTGAATGATTAGCGCATCGAGCTTCAACCTAGtctgttttgataatttttacaattactAATGTCTGAATTGTTGAGCATAGGGATATCTATTTGGAATCTAAAGCCTGTATGCAAGTCAAATGCATTGGAATTTCTCATTATACGGATTGAATAGTTTGTCATTGGCATCCTCCATTGTATATGGGTAGCAGCATAGGTAGAAGATGATATACTTGACAGAAACTCTAGTACTAACAGTTGATAGCGAAACCCATTTTCGAGCTTGGATTCCAGTAGTTTATTTTGGgtctttttaattttgcttaTGCGAATTTGATTGAAGGTTTACTTACGACGTCTTTGTCATTGTTGCAACAGCTCTCTTTCAGATAATCAGAACAGCAACAAGTGGAGGCATGGCATAAACATACCCTGATCTGAAATATGGCAGCAGATGAATTCCTGTTATGccttttgtcctttttttttgttagctGTCTAGGAAAATGATGATACATTTAGACTTGTGGTTTCGCATGTTGTGAAGTActcaagaaatttaaataaaagatacccATTATCAGGGTTGTATTGACTATAAATTATCTCATATTGTTTCTTATATGAATGGGAAGACCTTGCACAGGGGTTATTCCGTATATTCCTCAGTTTTATTATTCTATCCTAttctttcaatatataaacttatgAGTAAAGACAAGGTTAAGGTTAATATCCTATTCCTATTCCTTCAATATATAATCTTATGAGTAAAGACATGgttaatattttaagaacaaactTTCATTTCCATTCATTGGAGAGATGACATTATATTCCGATCGCTTTTGACATTCAAAATTCTTTCATGTCAAAATGACATCCTATTCCACTTTATTATGCTCCTAACTAATTTATCTATTGCATGTAAAGGGGTATATACTATATAGGTGATTTATGCCGAGCGTGTCAAGCTTTGTAAACTATAAAgattttcaaatcaaattgTCAAGCTTTCGAAagtaaaattttgcatttttagaAATATGCGAGGAATATCGAAAATTTGTCACTTTTGTTGGATAGGATGAGAAAATTTTACAGCCTTGTTATTAACAGAAATATTTTCTACAGTTTGTTAAAATtgtatcatttaatttttatccaCTAACTAAAACCATCATGACGAGTGGTAAAGAATGTTGAGCTGGACTTTAGATGGTGTCAACTTCTTAGTAGTATTTTGGACTTTTAGACGGCATCAATATATAAGTCATTTTAAGGTTGAGATGCATGGTTGctcaaaaacttaaaatcatGACGTTACCTCTCATTGGTGTTAGACCCTTTATCCTTGATAGGAAAGGAATGATTTTAGGTAGGTGTAATCAAGCCGAGTCGAatattaaaagtttagaattgtttatttcattttattttgaacatgagCAGAGTTTGAGCTCATTACTAAGCTAGATTGCTTGTTCAATCTTAattcattttcttgttaaataAGTTCAAGTTTGTTCACGAGTTATTGATTAACTTATTCCTATACTTTAACTGTTaggactattttttttttacccattcACAAATCTATACTAAAAATTggtaattaaaatacaattaaaattatattatttgagttaattaaataaaatgatttttgtttatgaacttataaaaaGTAGATTCATCAATTTTGTATACTTATATGAACTTACataatttttactacaaaatggATTATTTATAGGacaaacatataatattaaatatatttaaatcgAGCCTCATACTCACGGTCTTGTTCACAAACACACTATAATGTTtgaggtttgtttgtttgtagtCAAGCCTAAACTTAGGCTTGAGCTTGACTCATTtgctaaataaacaaatataaacaaatctTTTTCATGAGCTAATTCcgaattttttataataagttcGGTTCATATACAGCCCTAACTACACGCGGTTCATATACAGTCCTGACTCCATGTGATGGCACCTAGTATCCATGCCAAGCACATAAATACATGGGCATGAAGGAGGCATTGCCTTGGGTTGAGAAAGGTGTTTTGAGCAGCAACAAGTTATGGTGTCCGTTTGAGTCGGCTAAATTGGTGGCCTTGTGATTGTGTGTTGGATCCTTGGTCTTGGCCCAGAAGGTTGCACACTATTTGTGTTGTGGGGAACATGTGCAGTGGTGAGTCTTGGCAGCCTTGCGTGGGCTTAGCCATAGGCAGGCTGATGAGTAGTGTGGGGGCTACCAGGTATGTTTGCGTTGTGGTAGATTGGAACATATGTTAAACTGGTAGCATAGCGTGGTGGGACGATTACCAAGCAATTTTATGTATAAACAACCTTGTTGGTATGCTGGCAGTGTAAAAAAGCTCTAAGAGTCTAAGACAGCAAATATTTGTGTCCCAAAGACAGTTCCCAGATTGGTACAAAAAGTCCAGTGGATAGTTGACAAGAATAATTGCATGATCCTTAAAAGCtgttgggagagagagagagcaagttGATGTAGAATATGTTTTCGTACACCAGGGGCTGTCAATAGCATGGCTTAGAGATATAGTGCTATGAGGAAAATTGCATTTTGTATGTAGCTGCTTTTAATTTGGGCATATCCCAAAAGAGCAT
This genomic stretch from Quercus lobata isolate SW786 chromosome 3, ValleyOak3.0 Primary Assembly, whole genome shotgun sequence harbors:
- the LOC115979172 gene encoding stress-associated endoplasmic reticulum protein 2 isoform X2, producing the protein MTTSRRLADRKVERFDKNIMKRGAVPETTAKKGKDYPVGPVLLGFFIFVVIGSSLFQIIRTATSGGMA
- the LOC115979172 gene encoding stress-associated endoplasmic reticulum protein 2 isoform X1, encoding MFAQTTSRRLADRKVERFDKNIMKRGAVPETTAKKGKDYPVGPVLLGFFIFVVIGSSLFQIIRTATSGGMA